The window GTCCCTCAACATCCACGTCACCAGATACAACGAGGTCGGAGGAAACCCCAAGTACAGCATCACCGCAAGGATGTTCATCAACGGGACCGGCCTCATGATGAAGGAAGTGGGATACGACCTCACCAAGACCATGTCCGACCTGATCAAGAAGCTGGAGGCCGCCGTCATCGACATGAAGGAGTCGAAGGTGTCCTTCCGCAACAGGAGAAAGTGAAAATCATTCCCCCCGAAAGGGGGCAAACCTTTTACCTTTTCTCAATAGTGCCAGTATCATGAATCTGACCACCCCTCGTCTCATCCTCAGGCCATGGTCGCAGTCCGATGCGGAGGAACTATTCGACCTGGCGAGCGACGAGACCATAGGCAGGATGGCCGGATGGAAGCCCCACGGGTCCGTGGAGGAGAGCTCGGAGATCATCTCCACCGTATTCTCCAGACCGCTGGTGTTCGCCGTGGTCATGAGGATGACCAACAGGCCCATAGGCTGCATCGAGCTCAACAAGGACCCGCAGATCCTCAGGAAGGGCCCGAAGGATGCCGAGATAGGATACTGGATAGGAAGGATGTACTGGAACCAGGGATACGCCACCGAGGCCATGCAGGAGATCATCCGCCTGGCCTTCGAGGAGGAGGACGTCTCGAAGATATGGTGCCAATGCTTCGACGAGAACATCCAGTCCTCACGCGTCCAGGAGAAGTGCGGGTTCAGATTCGACCACCACGGCGTCTTCCAGAACCCCTACGTGGGAGAGGTGGTGGTGTCGGTGTCGTCCCTGTCGAGGAAGGATTGGCTCAGGACCCGCAAGACCTGAGTCGGTCGCACGCGCGCATAGATTATATAAGAACAGGGACTACGCCGAACCGTTAGCCATGGCATACGATTCAGCTTCAATCGAGAAACACTGGGAGGAGATGTGGAAGAACGAGGCGCTCTACCGCTTCGACCCCAAATCCGACAAACCGGTGTTCAGCATCGACTGTCCACCCAGATACACATCCGGACCGCTCCACCTCGGACACGCCACCGGATACTCAATGATCGACTTCGCCGCCCGTTACAAGAGGATGAACGGATTCAACGTGTTCTTCCCCCTCTGTTTCGACGTGAACGGTACGCCGATCGAGGTCAAGGTCGAGAAGAAGCACGGCATCAACAAGCTCAACACCCCCCGCCAGGAGTACAGGAGACTCTGCGAGGAGTTCGCCAACGGGTTCATCGAGCAGATGACCCACGACTACGAGATGCTCGGGGAGTCCATGGACCCCAGCATATACTACCAGACCGACGCCCCCTACTACAGGAGGATCACCCAGCTCTCCTTCGTCAACCTGTTCAAGAGGGGACTGGTCTACAAGGCTAACTTCCCTGTCAACTGGTGTCCCAGCTGTATGACAGCCCTGGCGGACGCCGAGGTCGAGTACAGGGACAACGTGAACAAGCTGAATTACATCAAGTTCCACTTCGCTGACAACAAGGATGAGTACATGCTCATCGCCACCACCAGGCCTGAGCTGCTCTGCACATGCAAGGCCGTTGCTGTGCATCCTGACGACAAGGAGAAGGCCAAGCTCGTCGGAAAGGAGCTCGTGACACCTCTCTTCGGAAGGAAGGTCAAGATCATCTCCGACCCCAAGGTCAAGATGGACTACGGAACCGGCAACGTTATGATCTGTACCATCGGTGACAAGGACGATCTGGAGTGGACCATGAAGTACCACTTCGAGATGGAGAAGGGAATCGACGAGCAGGGAAAGATGACAGCTCTTGCCGGGAAGTACGAGGGAATGCCCGTGCTGGAAGCGAGGGAGGCCGCCAT of the methanogenic archaeon mixed culture ISO4-G1 genome contains:
- a CDS encoding GNAT family acetyltransferase, whose protein sequence is MNLTTPRLILRPWSQSDAEELFDLASDETIGRMAGWKPHGSVEESSEIISTVFSRPLVFAVVMRMTNRPIGCIELNKDPQILRKGPKDAEIGYWIGRMYWNQGYATEAMQEIIRLAFEEEDVSKIWCQCFDENIQSSRVQEKCGFRFDHHGVFQNPYVGEVVVSVSSLSRKDWLRTRKT